The following proteins come from a genomic window of Gordonia westfalica:
- a CDS encoding Lrp/AsnC family transcriptional regulator, producing the protein MPAAPKDVQPGELDATDRELLKLLQSDARMPNSELAQRVGIAASTCHGRMRRLVELGVIRGFFADVDPAAVGRPLRAMVAVSLQSDARGQIRRFVGEIAAYDEVIDVFFLAGADDYMLHVATADTETLRQFVERLNSRREVAGTTTSLVFEHRRGDAPIY; encoded by the coding sequence GGGAGAACTCGACGCGACGGACCGCGAGCTGCTGAAGCTCCTGCAGTCCGACGCTCGCATGCCCAACAGTGAGCTGGCACAACGCGTCGGGATCGCCGCGTCGACGTGTCACGGGCGCATGCGCAGGCTCGTCGAACTCGGTGTCATCCGTGGATTCTTCGCCGACGTCGACCCGGCGGCCGTCGGGCGGCCGTTGCGCGCGATGGTCGCGGTCAGCCTGCAGTCCGATGCGCGCGGGCAGATCCGGCGCTTCGTCGGCGAGATCGCCGCCTACGACGAGGTCATCGACGTGTTCTTCCTCGCGGGCGCCGATGACTACATGCTCCACGTGGCCACCGCCGACACCGAGACGCTGCGCCAATTCGTGGAGCGGCTCAACAGCCGTCGCGAGGTCGCGGGCACCACCACGTCACTGGTCTTCGAGCATCGCCGCGGCGATGCGCCGATCTACTGA